TCCTCTTTACATCGAAGGTTTGAGGGAGGACGTGAAAAGTCTCGTGATAATATGCGAAGACCCCGATGCACCTATGGGCGTTTTCACGCACTGGATTGCATGGAACGTTGAGCCAACTTCAGAGATTCCCGAAAACGTTCCAAAGACCAAGTTTGTTGATGAGCCAAAGATGGTTCAGGGCAGGAACGACTTTGGCAAGGTCGGTTACAATGGCCCATGTCCGCCCAGTGGGGAGCACAGGTATTACTTCAGGATTTACGCAATTGACACCCTTCTGCAGGGGGATTACAGCAGGCAGGAATTGCTGCGTGCCATTGAAGGACATATTTTGCAGTACGGCGAAATTTACGGCCTTTACAGCAGAAGCAGATAAGTTGAATCAGAATTCAACCAGAATCGGCATTTAAAATATTTTTTTAGCTTTCAAAACCTTTTCCGTTAATTTTTTATTCTTTTAAGCATCCTCAGTTAAGAGGTGGTCAAAATTCTGATTGAGGTTAGATTTCACGGTAGAGGTGGACAGGGAGCGGTCACAGCGGCTGATCTGCTCGCCGTTGCAGGATTTAAGGAGGGATACTACACGCTCTCCTTTCCAATGTTCGGAGCGGAGAAGAGAGGAACTCCCGTGGTCTCATTCCTCAGAATTTCCGATGAACCAATAGTTGCGAGGGACGAGGTTTACAACCCCGATTATGTCGTGGTGCTTGATCCAACGGTGATGGAGACGGTCAACGTAGTTGCCGGGCTGAAGAAGGGAGGGATGCTGATAGCCAACTACCCTAAGAGTTCGGAGGACCTCAAGAAAGAGGTAAAGGCTGACGAGCTTGGAATAAAGGTTGCGACAATAAACGCCACAAAGATGGCCATGGAAGTGCTGGGAAGGCCTATAACCAACACGACGATGGTTGGAGCTTTTGGAGGTGCAACGAGGCTCATTGCCCTTGAAACGCTGCTTGAGGTAGTCAGAGAGTGGTTCAAGGGTGAGCTGGCAGAGAAAAACGCCAAGCTGGTTGAGGAGGCTTATCGCTACATGATGGAGGTGTGCAGATGAAGATTAAAATCAATTTAGGAGCGATTTCGGAACCAATGCAGTCTGAAAACCTCAAAACGGGCGACTGGGGGACGCACTATCCTGTGGTTGACAAGGAAAAGTGCACAGCCTGCAAAACATGCGAGCAGTACTGCCCTGATCTGTGCATTGAGGTCAAGGAGTTTGGGGATGAGAAGTATGCAGTTGTGAACTACAACTACTGCAAGGGATGCGGCATCTGTGCCTCAGTCTGCCCCTTTGAGGCCATTAAGATGGAGCTGAAGGACATCTTCAAGTTTGATGCTTGCTGAGGTGGTAAAATGAGGAAAGTGGTTAGAGGTTTTTACTCTGTCGCGTACTCGGTCAAGCTCTGCAAACCAAACGTCATTTGCGCTTATCCCATCACTCCCCAGACGGAGATAGTTGAGAACCTCGCAGCCATGTATGCGAACGGCGAGCTGGGAGATGCTGAGTACATAACAGCAGAATCAGAATTTGGAGCGGCAAGCATGCTTGTCGGAGCTTCTGCTGCGGGAGCGAGAGTTTTCACAGCAACTTGCAGTCAGGGTTTAATTTTGATGAGCGAAGTTCTTTTCAACGCCGCTGGAATGAGACTGCCCATCGTTCTTGTTAACACCAACAGAGCTCTCTCAGCTCCGCTAAGCATCTGGAACGACCATCAGGACAGCATGGCGATGAGGGATGCAGGAATCATGCAGGTTTACGTTGAGAACAATCAGGAGGCCCACGACATGATTCCTCAGGCATACAAGGTCGCTGAAAACAGGAAGGTTCTGCTTCCCTTCATGATATGCATGGATGGTTACAAGCTCACACACGCCTACGAGCCCGTTGACCTTCTTGAGCAGGAAACGGTTGACAGCTTTCTCCCACCATACGAGCCCGCTGCCTACATGACCACCAAGAAGCCCTTGGCCTTCGGCTGCTACGCCCCGCCGCACGTCTACATGGAGTTCAGGGTTGCGATGCAGCAGGCGATGGAGAGGGCCAGAAAGATAATGCTTGACGTCTTCAAAGAATGGGGAGAGCTTACCGGCAGAGACTGGGGAGGGCACATCACAGTTGACTTCCCCGACTCCAAAATCTTCGTGGTGGCGATGGGCTCCGTTGTTGGATTGCTGAGAAAGGTCGTCGAGGAGCTCAGAGGTGAGGGGCTGAGCGTTGGGCTTATCAAGATAAGAACCTTCCGCCCCTTCCCGGTTGAGGAGCTGAGAGAGGCTTTGAAGGATGCTGAGAAGGTAATTGTTCTCGACCGCTCCGTCAGCTTTGGATATGAGGGGCCGGTATCCATCGAGCTAAAATCCGCCATCTACGGGCACTCATCTGCAGAAATCTACTCCTTTGCGGTTGGGCTGGGTGGTAGAGATATGCCAAAGGACTTCCTTGAGAAAATCATCAGGGATGTTGCTGAGGGCAGGGAAAAGCCGGGATTTGCGTTTAAAGGTTATCAAGAGTTCGAGGAGGTGATACCGTGAAGTACTTCGGCAGCGGACATGGCGCTTGCCCCGGATGCGGTTTGCCGATTGCAGTCAAGACCGTTCTCAACTTGCTTGACGGCAAGGTCTTCGCAGTAAACTCCACAGGCTGCCTCGAAATCATAAGCTCCCAGTACGGCAAGAATGCATGGAACGTCCCCTACATCCATTCTCTCTTTGAGAATGCTGCCGCTGTTGCTGCAGGAGTTGAGGCTGCCCTAAGAGCCTTGAAAAGGAAGGATGAGGGGCATGTGGTCGTTTTTGCTGGCGATGGGGCAACAGCGGACATCGGCATTGGAACGCTGAGCGGAGCCTTCGACAGGAACCACGACATCCTCTACATCTGCCTTGACAATGAGGCTTACCAGAACACGGGGCACCAGCAGAGCGGCTTAACACCACCCGGAGAGTCCACCACCACAACACCCGCAGGAAAGGTTCTGCCGGGCAAGGTGGGGAGGAAGAAGGACATGATTTCTATTGCGGTAGCTCACGGCATCCCCTACGTTGCCTCATCCTCAGTCGGCTACGTTTCGGACATCCGCAGGAAGGTCAAGAAGGCTGTTAAGTTTGAGGGGGCCAAGTACATCCAGATTCACTCTCCCTGCGTCACGGGATGGGGAATTGACGGCAGCATCGCAATAAAGGTAGCGAGGCTTGCGGTTGAGACTGGCCTGTATCCCCTCGTCGAGTTCGAGTACGGGAAGCTGACTTCGGTGAGGAAAATTAAGGACAGGAAGCCTGTTGAGGAGTACCTGAAGCTGCAAAGGAGGTTCAGGCACCTCTTCACCCACGAAAAGGGCAGGGAGATGATTGAGACACTGCAGAGATTTGCGGACGAGAATGCGGAGAGGTACGGGCTTGATTTGAAGAGGGAATGATTTTTTCCTTTATTTTTAAGGTTGCCGTAATAAGCAGCTCCGGCGCTTTAGCTCCGGGCCCTTTAACAGCAGCTACTGCCGCAATAGGCGTAAAGCGTGGCTGGAAGGGCGGTTTTTGGGTGAGTGTTGGTCATGCTGCTGTTGAGCTGCCCCTCGTCATTTTGATCGCAACAGGTGTGGCGGTGGTTCTTACTCATTCCTCAGCTTTATCGCTCCTCAGCGTTGCAGGCGGGGTGATGCTGCTCTCCTTTGCTTTTCTGACAGCCAAAAGCGCTTTTTCAAAAACTGAAGAGAAAGCCGAGAGCTCTGCCAACCCCTTCTCCACGGGAGTTGCCCTCTCAGCCCTGAATCCCTTCTTCATCGCCTGGTGGGCTGGTGTAGGAGCGGTGCTGATTACTGAAGCCATCTCGCTCTGGGGATATGCGGGAATAGCTGTTCTCTACCTCAGCCACGTCTGGCTGGACTTTGCGTGGCTTATCTTGTTAGCTCACCTCACTTCAATGGCCATTTTCAGCGCTAAAGCATACAGAGCGTTGCTTGTCGCACTCGCAGCTCTCGTTTTCCTCTTCGGAGTTGACTTCCTCCACTACGGTCTGTTCAGCAAGCATCTTCTACCAATCTAAAGCCTGAGAATGTCCAGCTTCGGCATCTTAATTAGCCCTTTCGCCTCGGCCATTTCGTAGAGCTTTTTCAAAGCTGCATCAACACTTTCGGGCATGTTGTAGGTGTAGTCGTTGACGTACATCATTGCAAACCTCTTCGCCCTCTCCCTGTCCAGCCCCCTTGAGTACTTCATCGCATACTCAATCGCCTCATCGGGATTTTCAATGGCAAAAGCTATGCTCTCCCTCATTGCCCTCAGAAACTCCTCCTGCACCTCTACGCTCAAATCTCTCCTTATGGCATTGAGGCCGAGGGGGAGGGGGAGCTTTACCTGCTCGCTCCACCAATCCCAGAGGTCGAGAACGCATTTTAAGCCGTAATCTGCGTAGGTAATCTGTCCCTCGTGAATCAGCAGCCCAGCATCAACCTCTTCATCCAGCACAGCCTGAATTATCCTGTCAAAAGGCATCTCCACAGGCTCAAAATCTTCAACAGCAAGCTTCAGCAAGAGGTTTGCAGTGGTATATCTTCCGGGAACGGCTATTCTCTTTCCATCAAGGCTAATCTCGCTCTTGGCAACCACAACAGGCCCATAACCATCTCCAACACTCGCACCAGCTGAGAGAATTCGGTATTTATCATCAAGCAGGGCGTAAGCATGGGCAGAGATGGCGGTGACCTCGTATTCTGCATTAAAGGCCTTCCTGTTGAGGGTCTCTATATCCTCAATGACGTGCTCAATCTCCAGCCAAGTGTCAACCTTGCCATGAGTCATGGCGTAGAACATGAAGGCATCGTCAGCATCAGGTGTGTGGGCAACTCTGATTTTCATGGGCTTTTTTGAGTGTGTTAGCTTTTAAAAGATTTGTTTTTACAGAGCTTTAGTGAAAGCGTAAAAGTCGCTTTAAATTCTCGAACACGAAACTGTAGTATCCCTAAATTATTTCACTACTAAACACCCACTTCATGTGAGAAAACTAACGAACAAAAAGATCAGGTGGATAATCAGACAGCTTGACAAGGGAGCTCCAGTAAAGGAAATAGCCGCTGTGATGAGAGTTACACCAAGAAGAATCTACCAGCTTAAAAAACAATATGAGGAAACTGGCCAGATTCCAGAACTGAAACAACCGGGAAGAAAGCCCAAGGAAATAGACGAGGAAACAGAGCAAATCATCCTGCAAGCTTACAACAAATACAGACTCAGCCCAGTACCTCTTGAAAAGCTGATAGAAAGGGATTACGGCATCCACATCTCCCATAATACAATCTACAAAGTTTTACTCAAACACGGTTTGGTGGAGGAGAACATGAGCAAGAAGAAACGAAGGAAATGGGTTAGGTACGAAAGAACCCACTCAATGTCTTTATGGCAGGGAGACTGGAAGAGGCTTGGAGAGAAATGGATTATAGCCTTCATGGATGATGCTTCCCGCTTTATTACTTGTTACGGAGTCTTCGATTCAGCTACGACTGAGAACACGATTAGAGTCCTGAAAGTGGGATTCAGGGAGTATGGCATTCCGGATGAGATCCTCACAGATCACGGAACTCAGTTTGTTGCAGCTAAAAGCAGAGAGAAGGCCAAGCATAGATTCAGGGAGTTTTTGGCCGAGAATGGAGTAAGGCATGTTCTTGCCAGAATAAACCATCCACAAACGAATGGAAAGATAGAGAGGTTCTTTGGTTTGATGGAGCAGAAGATCCATCTGTTTGATTCTTTGGATGAGTTCATTTATTGGTACAATTACGTTAAGCCTCACATGAGCCTGAATTTCGACGAATTGGAGACTCCCTATCAGGCCTTTTTGAGGAAGCTACCTGCTGAAAGGGTGTTTGAGTACGGGAGGTGGTTGTTTGAGGAGTGAAATTAATTCGGGATATCACATTTGGGAATCAGCGAGGCAATTTCCCTACCTAAGGCGGGTGGTGTTGTTACATCAAACTCAGCTGTGATTACCAGAGTTGGGACTTCTATTTTGGGAAGCAAGTCTTCGTAGTTTATCCTTCCCAGTTCGGCTGTCACCTTTGTGTAAAACTCCTTGTTGTTCTTTCTGATTATAGTTTTCACCAGCTCTTTCAGCTCAGGCCTGTCTTGGTGTATGGACATTTCCGCTATGAATTCCGCAATTTGGGTCATGTCGGGTGAGCTTTCCAGCAGCTTCAATCTCTGCTCAAACATAGCCCTTCCTGCATCTGGGAGCTTGTGGAGGGTGTTTGCCAGAACGAGAGACTTCACCATCTCCGGATACTGCCTGTAGAACTCCATGCAGACAACTCCACCCATTGAGAGGCCGAGGAGGTTTGCCCTCTCAATTCCAAGGTGGTCTATGAGGTTTTTCACGTCTCTGGCGAAGTCCTCTACGGAAATGCTTTCAGGCACGTCTGACATTCCGAATCCTCTCAAATCGAGCGCAACAACTCTGAAGTGCTTGGAGAAGTCGTCATACTGAAAAGTCCACCCCTCTATGCAGTCCCCAAGTCCGTGGATTAAGATTAAGGGCTCCCCCTCGCCGCACTCGAAGTAGCGAAGCTTCAAACCATCCGAGTCGAAAAAGCCGAATCTCATAGCCTGAATTTTCTTCACTATTTAAAAAGCCAATTACTTTTTTGTTTATCTATGCCTGTAACCTCTGGAGACAGCTGAAATGTCTATTTAAGCAAAAAAACAGAATATCAAGTCCTAACTCATTTCAACGCCCTCAACATCCTCCAAACTTCATTCCTCTCAACAAAAATCCAGTACTTCTTCAACTCTCTCTCTGCCTCCTCGTATTCAGGATAGTAGAAGCCAACTGTTTCCCAGAAAAGCCTGCTGTGTTTTGGCTCAAGGAGATGAACAAGCTCGTGAACCACAATGTACTCTCTCAGCTTCTCTGGCAGAGCGAGAGATGCGAGGTTGAAGCTGAGGTTGCCCTTTGAGGAGCAGCTCGCCCACTTTGTCTTCTGCATCTTGATGAAGATTCTGCCGTAGTTTATGCCCAGAAGCCTTGAGTAAAAGGAGACATTTCTTTTCAGCTCCTCTCTCAAAATGCTGGCAAGATTCCTCTTCAGGTTCCTGAGGCTGTAATACTTAACCACTCCAACCTCCTCCCCCTCTTTGATCTCGAAGCCCGAATCCTTAACGAGGTGGTAGAACTTTCCGTTAAGCAAAAGCATTCTCTCCTTACCTTTAATCTCCTCAGCCAGGCTCTCGATTTCAGCCCTCTTTTTCTTTATCCAATCAGCATGCTTGCTGATGAAGGAATCAACATCGAAATCTGGAGGAGCGACAACCCTAACCTTTCCATCTGCAAGAACCTGAATCCTCACATTCCTGACGTTTTTCCTCTCAACAACTACGTTCATGCCCCAATCTCCTCTCTCTCAGCCTGCCTTTTCAGGAATTTAACGATTTCATCCCTTGCAGTTTTAACATCCTTGAACCCGCCTCTCTCAATAAGGTAAAGCAAAACCTCCCTCTCAATTTCCTGCACAACTTCGCTCTTCTCATACCACTTCGGAAAGGTTCTCGCCTTAACAATGTCCATGATTGCCTTGGTTGCATCAACCAGCTCTCTCTCATTCGCTGCTGTTGCATGGGATTTCAGAAGTTTGAAAACGCCATATTCCTTTTCACTCAGCCTGAGCCTCTCCCTCTCCTTCCTCTCTTCATTAACTTTCTCTGCCAGTGAGAGAACTTCCCTATACACCTCATCAGCATCTCTCCTCCTCTCGTTCCAGTCTTTAACGATCCTCTCAACTCTCGCAATCAGGTCCTCATCTCCCACTTTCCTCGCATAATTTCTTACCGGAAACAGAATGTCGTAAATTCTTCTCTTCTCCTTCTTCTTCACTCTTTCAAGAAACTCATCGTTTATCTCAATGATGGGATAATCCTTCTTTATTCTCTGAACGTCAATG
The nucleotide sequence above comes from Archaeoglobus fulgidus DSM 4304. Encoded proteins:
- a CDS encoding YbhB/YbcL family Raf kinase inhibitor-like protein, whose protein sequence is MGRHLTVFIIALAAVFAACAEEKEMAKSLTVKSAFENGGKIPAKYTCDGEDISPPLYIEGLREDVKSLVIICEDPDAPMGVFTHWIAWNVEPTSEIPENVPKTKFVDEPKMVQGRNDFGKVGYNGPCPPSGEHRYYFRIYAIDTLLQGDYSRQELLRAIEGHILQYGEIYGLYSRSR
- a CDS encoding pyruvate ferredoxin oxidoreductase subunit gamma, giving the protein MIEVRFHGRGGQGAVTAADLLAVAGFKEGYYTLSFPMFGAEKRGTPVVSFLRISDEPIVARDEVYNPDYVVVLDPTVMETVNVVAGLKKGGMLIANYPKSSEDLKKEVKADELGIKVATINATKMAMEVLGRPITNTTMVGAFGGATRLIALETLLEVVREWFKGELAEKNAKLVEEAYRYMMEVCR
- a CDS encoding 4Fe-4S binding protein, with translation MKIKINLGAISEPMQSENLKTGDWGTHYPVVDKEKCTACKTCEQYCPDLCIEVKEFGDEKYAVVNYNYCKGCGICASVCPFEAIKMELKDIFKFDAC
- a CDS encoding transketolase C-terminal domain-containing protein, whose amino-acid sequence is MRKVVRGFYSVAYSVKLCKPNVICAYPITPQTEIVENLAAMYANGELGDAEYITAESEFGAASMLVGASAAGARVFTATCSQGLILMSEVLFNAAGMRLPIVLVNTNRALSAPLSIWNDHQDSMAMRDAGIMQVYVENNQEAHDMIPQAYKVAENRKVLLPFMICMDGYKLTHAYEPVDLLEQETVDSFLPPYEPAAYMTTKKPLAFGCYAPPHVYMEFRVAMQQAMERARKIMLDVFKEWGELTGRDWGGHITVDFPDSKIFVVAMGSVVGLLRKVVEELRGEGLSVGLIKIRTFRPFPVEELREALKDAEKVIVLDRSVSFGYEGPVSIELKSAIYGHSSAEIYSFAVGLGGRDMPKDFLEKIIRDVAEGREKPGFAFKGYQEFEEVIP
- a CDS encoding thiamine pyrophosphate-dependent enzyme, producing MKYFGSGHGACPGCGLPIAVKTVLNLLDGKVFAVNSTGCLEIISSQYGKNAWNVPYIHSLFENAAAVAAGVEAALRALKRKDEGHVVVFAGDGATADIGIGTLSGAFDRNHDILYICLDNEAYQNTGHQQSGLTPPGESTTTTPAGKVLPGKVGRKKDMISIAVAHGIPYVASSSVGYVSDIRRKVKKAVKFEGAKYIQIHSPCVTGWGIDGSIAIKVARLAVETGLYPLVEFEYGKLTSVRKIKDRKPVEEYLKLQRRFRHLFTHEKGREMIETLQRFADENAERYGLDLKRE
- a CDS encoding LysE family transporter, whose amino-acid sequence is MIFSFIFKVAVISSSGALAPGPLTAATAAIGVKRGWKGGFWVSVGHAAVELPLVILIATGVAVVLTHSSALSLLSVAGGVMLLSFAFLTAKSAFSKTEEKAESSANPFSTGVALSALNPFFIAWWAGVGAVLITEAISLWGYAGIAVLYLSHVWLDFAWLILLAHLTSMAIFSAKAYRALLVALAALVFLFGVDFLHYGLFSKHLLPI
- a CDS encoding menaquinone biosynthesis family protein, coding for MKIRVAHTPDADDAFMFYAMTHGKVDTWLEIEHVIEDIETLNRKAFNAEYEVTAISAHAYALLDDKYRILSAGASVGDGYGPVVVAKSEISLDGKRIAVPGRYTTANLLLKLAVEDFEPVEMPFDRIIQAVLDEEVDAGLLIHEGQITYADYGLKCVLDLWDWWSEQVKLPLPLGLNAIRRDLSVEVQEEFLRAMRESIAFAIENPDEAIEYAMKYSRGLDRERAKRFAMMYVNDYTYNMPESVDAALKKLYEMAEAKGLIKMPKLDILRL
- a CDS encoding IS481-like element ISA0963-3 family transposase, producing the protein MRKLTNKKIRWIIRQLDKGAPVKEIAAVMRVTPRRIYQLKKQYEETGQIPELKQPGRKPKEIDEETEQIILQAYNKYRLSPVPLEKLIERDYGIHISHNTIYKVLLKHGLVEENMSKKKRRKWVRYERTHSMSLWQGDWKRLGEKWIIAFMDDASRFITCYGVFDSATTENTIRVLKVGFREYGIPDEILTDHGTQFVAAKSREKAKHRFREFLAENGVRHVLARINHPQTNGKIERFFGLMEQKIHLFDSLDEFIYWYNYVKPHMSLNFDELETPYQAFLRKLPAERVFEYGRWLFEE
- a CDS encoding alpha/beta fold hydrolase, with the translated sequence MRFGFFDSDGLKLRYFECGEGEPLILIHGLGDCIEGWTFQYDDFSKHFRVVALDLRGFGMSDVPESISVEDFARDVKNLIDHLGIERANLLGLSMGGVVCMEFYRQYPEMVKSLVLANTLHKLPDAGRAMFEQRLKLLESSPDMTQIAEFIAEMSIHQDRPELKELVKTIIRKNNKEFYTKVTAELGRINYEDLLPKIEVPTLVITAEFDVTTPPALGREIASLIPKCDIPN
- a CDS encoding SprT family zinc-dependent metalloprotease → MNVVVERKNVRNVRIQVLADGKVRVVAPPDFDVDSFISKHADWIKKKRAEIESLAEEIKGKERMLLLNGKFYHLVKDSGFEIKEGEEVGVVKYYSLRNLKRNLASILREELKRNVSFYSRLLGINYGRIFIKMQKTKWASCSSKGNLSFNLASLALPEKLREYIVVHELVHLLEPKHSRLFWETVGFYYPEYEEAERELKKYWIFVERNEVWRMLRALK